A genomic window from Glycine soja cultivar W05 chromosome 10, ASM419377v2, whole genome shotgun sequence includes:
- the LOC114371242 gene encoding serine/threonine-protein kinase tricorner-like has product MDRCWFNKFKPKDKTQSSKNKETKGIAKEGSKPLTNEEAPSNVTKQKVAAAKQYIENHYKKQMKDLEERQERRNMLEKKLADAEVSEEEQNNLLKYFEKKEREYMRLKRHKMGADDFEPLTMIGKGAFGEVRVCREKTTGHVYAMKKLKKSEMLRRGQVEHVKAERNLLAEVDSNCIVKLYCSFQDEEYLYLIMEYLPGGDMMTLLMRKDILTEDEARFYVGETVLAIESIHKHNYIHRDIKPDNLLLDRNGHMKLSDFGLCKPLDCSNLQEKDFSIGSNRSGALQSDGRPVAPKRSQQEQLQHWQKNRRMLAYSTVGTPDYIAPEVLLKKGYGMECDWWSLGAIMYEMLVGYPPFYSDEPMLTCRKIVNWRSYLKFPEEVKLSAEAKDLISRLLCNVDQRLGTKGADEIKAHPWFKGIEWDKLYQMKAAFIPEVNDELDTQNFEKFEEVDNQTQPSSKSGPWRKMLSSKDVNFVGYTYKNYEIVNDDQLPEIAELKKSTKPKRPSIKTLFYDESATTANQPAQGSFLKLLPTQPEVPEKSESQ; this is encoded by the exons ATGGATAGGTGCTGGTTTAATAAGTTCAAGCCAAAGGATAAAACACAGTCTTCAAAAAACAAGGAAACTAAAGGCATTGCAAAAGAAGGGTCAAAGCCCCTAACAAATGAAGAAGCACCTTCCAATGTGACCAAACAGAAGGTTGCAGCTGCAAAGCAGTACATAGAAAACCACTATAAGAAACAgatgaaggacttggaggagaGACAGGAACG ACGTAATATGCTAGAAAAAAAGTTGGCTGATGCTGAAGTCTCTGAGGAAGAGCAGAACAATTtgctaaaatattttgagaaaaagGAGAGGGAATACATGCGCCTTAAGAGGCATAAAATGGGGGCTGATGATTTTGAGCCCCTAACTATGATAGGGAAGGGTGCATTTGGGGAG gtCAGAGTCTGCCGAGAGAAAACAACTGGTCATGTATATGCTATGAAGAAACTTAAGAAATCAGAGATGCTTCGCAGAGGCCAG GTTGAACATGTAAAAGCTGAGAGGAATCTACTTGCAGAAGTTGACAGCAACTGCATTGTAAAGCTTTATTGTTCCTTTCAAGATGAAGAGTATTTATATCTCATAATGGAGTATCTACCTGGTGGTGATATGATGACGTTGCTCATGCGAAAGGATATACTGACAGAAGATGAGGCCAGGTTCTATGTTGGGGAGACTGTCCTAGCTATAGAGTCGATtcataaacataattatattcatAG AGATATCAAGCCTGACAATTTGCTGCTAGATAGAAATGGTCACATGAAATTATCAGACTTTGGATTATGTAAACCACTGGACTGCAGTAATCTTCAGGAAAAGGACTTCTCTATTGGTAGCAACAGAAGTGGAGCCCTTCAGAGCGATGGGCGTCCGGTGGCTCCTAAAAGAAGCCAACAGGAGCAACTGCAGCATTGGCAGAAAAATAGGCGAATGCTT GCCTATTCTACAGTCGGAACACCTGACTATATTGCCCCCGAAGTTCTTCTGAAGAAAGGATATGGCATGGAATGTGATTG GTGGTCCTTGGGAGCGATAATGTATGAAATGTTAGTGGGGTATCCGCCCTTTTATTCAGATGAACCAATGTTGACTTGTAGAAAG ATAGTAAATTGGagaagttatttaaaatttccaGAAGAAGTTAAACTTTCGGCAGAAGCAAAGGATCTTATTAGTAGACTCCTATGTAATGTGGACCAGAGGCTTGGAACCAAAGGGGCTGATGAAATAAAG GCTCACCCATGGTTTAAAGGTATTGAATGGGACAAATTGTACCAAATGAAAGCTGCTTTTATTCCTGAGGTTAATGATGAATTAGATACTCAAAATTTTGAGAAGTTTGAAGAg GTTGACAACCAAACTCAACCTTCCTCAAAATCAGGCCCATGGAGAAAG ATGCTGTCATCTAAAGATGTCAACTTTGTCGGGTACACATATAAGAACTATGAAATCGTGAATGATGATCAACTACCTGAAATTG CCGAATTGAAGAAGAGCACAAAACCTAAGCGGCCATCTATCAAGACCCTATTTT ATGATGAATCGGCTACAACTGCTAATCAACCTGCCCAAGGGAGCTTCTTAAAACTCTTACCTACTCAACCGGAAGTTCCTGAGAAGAGTGAATCTCAATGA